In the Wyeomyia smithii strain HCP4-BCI-WySm-NY-G18 chromosome 2, ASM2978416v1, whole genome shotgun sequence genome, one interval contains:
- the LOC129721725 gene encoding receptor expression-enhancing protein 5 isoform X2, giving the protein MLGENIAQDVFDGAKKLDIRMQCLAVGGVAIVVLYLAFGYAAQILCNAIGVAYPAYISMKAIETRTKEDDTRWLTYWVIYGVLSVIEHFSFFLVQIIPFYWLLKCVFFVWCMIPIENNGSTVMYHKVILPYFKKYEKSADNLLGQATDKIKQVAGDVISKKLS; this is encoded by the exons ATGCTGGGCGAAAATATCGCACAGGACGTTTTCGATGGTGCAAAAAAGTTGGATATTCGTATGCAATGTTTGGCTGTTG GTGGCGTTGCTATCGTGGTTCTCTATCTGGCGTTTGGGTATGCAGCCCAAATTCTTTGTAACGCGATTGGTGTAGCTTACCCTGCATATATCTCCATGAAGGCAATAGAAACACGCACCAAAGAGGATGATACTAGATGGCTCACTTACTGGGTCATCTACGGTGTGCTGTCGGTTATTGAgcatttttcattctttttgGTACAGATTATTCCATTCTACTGGCTGCTAAAG TGCGTTTTCTTTGTTTGGTGCATGATACCAATAGAGAACAACGGATCTACCGTTATGTATCACAAAGTAATCCTGCCATACTTCAAGAAATATGAAAAAA GTGCAGACAATTTACTAGGACAAGCTACCGATAAAATTAAGCAGGTGGCCGGTGATGTGATCTCCAAGAAGCTGTCTTAA
- the LOC129723310 gene encoding probable 28S ribosomal protein S16, mitochondrial — translation MSLIPASGTGRFWARSAKIIRFARHGCTNRPFYHIVVMERRKCQHQPVIEQVGTYDPIPNEHNEKLVSFNFERVRYWLGSGAHLSTPVAELLGISGLLPVNPRTYMTAWRQRQSKETILNENETSNSSPASERSNS, via the exons ATGTCATTGATTCCGGCAAGTGGAACCGGACGATTCTGGGCGAGATCAGCAAAAATAATTCGTTTCGCGCGGCATGGATGTACCAATCGACCTTTCTACCATATAGTTGTTATGGAG CGAAGAAAATGCCAGCACCAGCCGGTGATAGAACAAGTTGGCACTTATGATCCCATACCAAATGAACATAACGAAAAACTCGTCTCGTTTAACTTTGAACGAGTGCGTTACTGGTTAGGAAGCGGTGCTCATCTCTCCACGCCGGTAGCTGAATTGTTAG GTATTTCCGGCTTACTTCCAGTCAACCCCCGTACGTATATGACCGCTTGGAGACAACGTCAAAGTAAAGAAACAAtattaaacgaaaacgaaacGTCTAATAGTTCACCGGCTAGTGAACGTAGTAACAGTTGA